The following nucleotide sequence is from Podospora bellae-mahoneyi strain CBS 112042 chromosome 1 map unlocalized CBS112042p_1, whole genome shotgun sequence.
CATTTGTGGCttctgggagaggaggttgttgttgatctgCCATTGTTGAGATTTGTGGGGCGGGTGTATGTAGGTCTTGAACAAACAGAGGGAGGGTTGGCGGTGACAAGTCTCGGCGACAAGGTAGCTTGTCACGATGCGATTGCGACTTGCgattttggtggaggagctctCAGTCTGGAAGCTCCAGCTTCGGTTCGTGCTTTGCGCAAATTGCCCCCACCTTTGTTGACACGCAGTCACGGGATTTGGTGTTAGCTTGGCTTTTTGGCTCAATGATTTGGACAGGGGGGGTCGCGCTTTCGTCCTTCTGCCTGGTTTGCAATTTTTTGGTGGAATGGCTACCGAAAATGCACAGTTGGAGTGAGGACATGCAaccttctttctctttttatcCACCATGATACCACAGAGCCTTGGTTCTGTTTCTTCTCTTATACGCAATGGATCGTTTTGTGCAGCGATCCAAGTCTAGCACGAGCCGGTCACCGCTTGCCACTGGATCCGGGAAGTCCAACAAGAGGCCTGAGGGAGCTGCGCAACGGACTACTCCAACGAAACGGAGAAGGGTTGCCGAGCTGAAGGAGAGCggtgatgaagacgatgaaTTTGACTTGCCAACCTTGACCAAGAGTATCAGGGACAGCGAGGATGAAGCCCCCAAAATGCCACCACGCCAGACAGCAATTGAGAGCTCTTTGCCGGCTGTCCCGATAGATAAAGAAGCGATAGAGCAGTATGAGGCCATGCGCTCCTCTCAACCACAGATCGATGAAGACAATACCACTACCAGGTTCGAAAAGCGGCAATGGGTCCCAGGAAAGAGCTCTATCTATGTCGATGCCTTCAACCTTGCATTGGAGACCGTCTTGGAGGATGAATCGCCTTTGTTTGATATCAAAGAGAAGCATGTCTTTGAGCAATGGCGAGGCTTGAGCTACGAGACTCAGTATCTGTGCGTGCAATTTCAATCCATCATCCATACCACTTTCTGACAAGGTATAGGTATGTACGTCTCTTTCTGCGCAAGACTGCCTCTTGGCATCGCGTGGAACGGCTGCAGTCTTCTTACAGCAACGATATCACCGATGTTGATCTTGCTATTGAGGACCTTTTGGAGCCCCGGGAGTTGCCAGGTGACAGCAGTAATTCTCCAGAAGAGACACGATCTGAGGGTCTCGAAGTGTGGTCATTGGGCGACACTTTTACCTTTGCGGATGACTCTCAAGAATACATCAAAACTATGGCAGACGCCACTCCGTTGTTGAGTCTTGACGAACTCAAGGCACTTGCAAAGGATGCCAAGGTTAAGGGGAAGAACAAAGCCGATCTAGTCAAGGCGCTCTGTCTCACAAGTGCTCGACAGGCCGGCTTGCTGTCCTTGGGTCTAAGTCGGCAAAATACTAATGAATCGATAGCCTCGCGAGACCAGGAGCCAGAAGACAATCAAGAAAAAATGGAAGTAAACAGGGATTCTCATTTTCTCAGGAAGATACTTGCTACCACAGGGCCACTCATCAGGCTCTCCGAGCCCATCTTCAAACTCTTCGAGCGTGTTCATCTGGTCTTCTACCGGTCAACCGAATGGACCGAGAACTCACTGACGGCGATCATCCTGGCTAAGATTGCACGAAGGAACTACCCAGACTATGTCGTCTGCAGATCCTCCAACATATTTGACTCCCGCCAGAGCCTCCTGGAGTTCGAGCTCTCGATGCGCAAAGACTTCGAGGTGGACAAGGTTCTCGAGTTCAATGGCCCACCAGGTGAAGCAGGGTTCCTAAAGGTCCTCGAGATCTTTGAGGGCATAGCTGAACGATGGAGAGAACTTCTCAGGCAGGAAGAGCACCGCGAAAATCATGTATACGAGTTTGGCGAAGGGAGTTACCTTCGTCGGTTCAACGCAGCTCACGCCTTCACTCGGATCGCTCACAAAGCTGCCTACGTCCTTGGCCGTCTACACCGATATCGGGAAGAACACGCGCTTCTCACCGAATTGCTCAGTCAGCATCTCTTCCATCCAGCCCGCCGCGGATCGTGGTATCAACGCAAGGCCTTACTGGAGGAACGGTACATGTGGGAAGTGGATCCAGACCCTGTGTCAACCAGTCCCGAAACTCAGAAGAAGCACTGGCAACAGATTGCCCTCATCACCTGCGAGACGGGACTGCAGGATAGAGACTGCCACCTGATCTATCACTACGACCTCCAAAAGCGCCTTCTCAAGCTTGAAAAGAGATTACGGGTGCCACGTCGTCTGCAGCATGACTTTGGTCATTTAAAGCTACGGGAACCGGAAGAGCATAACGTTCAGGGCATCCAGTTGGTCCGAGATGACCCGGATCCCAAGGGCAAGAACGGTCGCGGCCTGAGCACCAAGACGACGTGGCTCGACGAACTAGGCGAGCttgacgaggatggagaaCCAGCTCATGTCAGTGTTGAGGAGATGTGCCTATCATACTATCGTCACGAGGGCTGGAAAGGCTACCACAGTGAAGGTGGAATTATCCGAACATTGTTTGCTTACTTGTTCTTCGACATCCTATTCGTCTATGTTCCCAATGTTTTCCAGACGGCTTTCCAAACATGCCCCCTCGATCTCCACACGGATGCATTCTACCCAGCCCGGGCCAGTCAGATCAACCATCGGCTTGTCGAGATTGCCAACGGTGGTGGCGAGAAGATTTTGCGGGAGGTTTACGAGCGGGAGCATGAGAGGCAAACCTGCGTGGTAGGCTTGAACTGGGACTTTGGAATCGAGGACTTGGTAGAGTTGGTCTCCTGTTTCAACAGGACTGCCCTTGCTGCCGTATGCAAAGTCATGTCAGAAGACTATAGGGCACGCAGAGGCGGCGTGCCAGATCTCGTGCTATGGAGGACAGCCGGAGACGAAGCCCAAACCAATCGAGatggcatcatcaacaacaacattgaCCGAAAAGGAGAGGTCATGTTTGCCGAAGTCAAGAGTGCAAACGACCGCCTCAGTGATACACAACGACTATGGATCCACGTACTCACAGGCGCAGGAGTGAGGGTTGCGCTGTGCAATGCCGTGGCACGAGAGGTGCGAACATTGCTGTGATGGaaacatcacatcacattGTTTCTCGGCCCTACTGGAGGACATCATGCTCCTCCGTCGAAGTGTGACAAGATGGAAATAGCAACATGCGTTCCTTGGTCCTGGGTTCGTCACGGAGATACCGAGCAATATCATATGGCTACTAACCTCAAGCACTCCATGCGGCACAGCTTCAAGGGCTCTGGTGGAGAGACCATCGCCGGGTTAGAGTTGGGATGCATGGTAGCACACGTGGAGGCCTAGGAAACACAAGATCACAGAGTCCCAAATATAGGAAGTTCATCACGACGGTTCGTTTCAAAACGTTCTACCCGCCTTCGAAACATGCAGATGCAGAGATCCCGTCGGCGTCAGGATTCAGGGGATTGATTCGACGTGAGAGACCCCCGGATTCGTTTCAGTTTCAGATTGTGGGTTCCGTTTCAGTCGAATTATCCCTCTTGCTCTGCCACTCGGCTACGGCTTCGTCACATTCTCTCGAGATTGGACTTTGTCCTTGGGTAAAATACGCA
It contains:
- a CDS encoding uncharacterized protein (EggNog:ENOG503NZPS; COG:S), with the protein product MDRFVQRSKSSTSRSPLATGSGKSNKRPEGAAQRTTPTKRRRVAELKESGDEDDEFDLPTLTKSIRDSEDEAPKMPPRQTAIESSLPAVPIDKEAIEQYEAMRSSQPQIDEDNTTTRFEKRQWVPGKSSIYVDAFNLALETVLEDESPLFDIKEKHVFEQWRGLSYETQYLYVRLFLRKTASWHRVERLQSSYSNDITDVDLAIEDLLEPRELPGDSSNSPEETRSEGLEVWSLGDTFTFADDSQEYIKTMADATPLLSLDELKALAKDAKVKGKNKADLVKALCLTSARQAGLLSLGLSRQNTNESIASRDQEPEDNQEKMEVNRDSHFLRKILATTGPLIRLSEPIFKLFERVHLVFYRSTEWTENSLTAIILAKIARRNYPDYVVCRSSNIFDSRQSLLEFELSMRKDFEVDKVLEFNGPPGEAGFLKVLEIFEGIAERWRELLRQEEHRENHVYEFGEGSYLRRFNAAHAFTRIAHKAAYVLGRLHRYREEHALLTELLSQHLFHPARRGSWYQRKALLEERYMWEVDPDPVSTSPETQKKHWQQIALITCETGLQDRDCHLIYHYDLQKRLLKLEKRLRVPRRLQHDFGHLKLREPEEHNVQGIQLVRDDPDPKGKNGRGLSTKTTWLDELGELDEDGEPAHVSVEEMCLSYYRHEGWKGYHSEGGIIRTLFAYLFFDILFVYVPNVFQTAFQTCPLDLHTDAFYPARASQINHRLVEIANGGGEKILREVYEREHERQTCVVGLNWDFGIEDLVELVSCFNRTALAAVCKVMSEDYRARRGGVPDLVLWRTAGDEAQTNRDGIINNNIDRKGEVMFAEVKSANDRLSDTQRLWIHVLTGAGVRVALCNAVAREVRTLL